GACGAAGCTGAGCAAGTTTCGCAGCTCATGTATCGCACGTATGGAAACACCTATTTCAATGAGGACGTTTATTATCCCGCACGCATCGCTGCCGAGAACGCTCGCGGCCTTGTGATCTCTTTCGTGGCGGTCGATGAGAGTGGTCAAATTGCTGGACATTACGCGCTCGAGCGAAATCAGAAAGGCCCGGTTGCCGAAGGCGGGCAGGCAGTTGTTGATCCAGCACATCGCGGCCGGGGGTTGTTAGATCAAATGAAGAGTGTGGCTCTCGATGAAGCAGCGAAGCTGAACTTAGTTGGCTGGTACGCCGATGCAGTGACGGTCCACACCTTCACTCAGAAGTCGAATGCCGCTCATGGTGGCCAACTTACTTGCGTCGACCTGGCGATCTCGCCGAAGAAAGAGCACTTTGATTCTGCGAGCGATCAACCGCAACGAGTAACATGCTTGCTGTTCTTTCACTGGCTGACTGCTCCCGCAGCGCGAGAAATCTTCGTTCCGACGCGTCACCAGTCAATTGTCAGCAGCATCTACAAGTGTCTGAATTGTCCGTTGGAATTTGGGCAACCGGTCGAGCCGGAAGGGTTGGGAAGTCTGGCTATCAAAGTCGACTCAGGTGCCGCTCGGGCCAATATCTCCGTCGAGGCTATCGGTTTGGATACTGCTGAACTGATACAACGGGCACGTCGTGAACTTGTTGAACGGGATCACGTTGAAGTGGTCTATGTCGAGTTGCCGCTCGGAAACGCGTCGACACCGCAACTCGTCGAAGAGTTGGAACAGGACGGATTCGGATTTCTAGGGATCGCTCCGAACTTCGCGGAAGATGGTGACTTGCTACGGATGGCTTATCTCGTTGAAGCGGTCGATCGCGCAGCGATTCATATCCTCGAAGATGTCGCTGGTGAGTTGGTCGATTATGTATTAAACGAGCAGAAACGAGTTCGCGCGGACCTCTGATAATTGTTGAGCGAGTTTGTAGCTGGCTAATGTCATTGCAATTGATGCTTCGAGCTTCACGCATTCGATTCTGATGGGGCTTCAATTTCAGAAGTACAATGCGGGCAACGTGTCGCTCGGTAAGCGATTGTCGATCGGCAATATTGACACTTCTTTTCGGTCGGTTCGCCCGGTTGAGGCGGCTCTTCGCCGATCATCTGATCGAGTCCTTCGTCGAGTCGGTTGAAGCCCCGAATCAGCGCAAACATGACGACTGCGACGATGAAGAGTGTGAGGCACGAGTTCAAAAACTCGCCATAATCGAGAGTGACAACGCCCGCTTCTTGAGCTGATTGGAGCGACTGAAAACCGTCTTCGGGTGGAGTGACATGATCGGGGACACTCAAAACGAGGAACTTGTTCGTAAAGTCAACTCCTCCGAGGATCATGCCAACCGGCGGCATGATGATATTGTCCACCAACGATTTGACGACCGATGTAAATGCCGAACCGACGGTAAAACCAATCGCCAGGTCGACCATGTTTCCGCGGAGTGCGAACTTCTTGAATTCATCGATAATCGGAAGCATTGAAGTGTCCTCTCTTTGTGTCGTTTTCCAGTCGCTCTCATTCACTATTTGTATTATGCGAAGATTTTTCTTCTCTCCCAAAACTGATGACTCTAAAAAATTGATGCAGTGGCAGTTCGCTAAAACAAAAAAGCGTCACTCAGAACCGCCAGCTGATGAGAGCAGGCGAGAACTCAGTGACGCTTGTGATCACCGTGACTGTCGTATCGGAATCGAAGAGTCTCAAAGCAATGAGAGTCGGAATCGAGTATGTCGAAGTACGAGTCACGCAGTGATTTGGGGGGGCTAAAGTGTCAGCTTTTTTAAAGCTCAATTCTTTGAGTGATCCAAGTAACTACTTCTGTCTGGAATCGAATATGTTCTAGTTTTTGACGAACTTGTAAGACGGATTTTCCAACGAGAAGTCCACGTCACTCAGTGGGGCGTCAAACTGAATCTCGTGGAAGAGATATTTCTCAACGAGTCCACCCGAGCGGCCATCTTTGGACCAACCGTAGTTCTCCACTCCGACGAGGCATTTTTCTTCTGCGTCAAAGTAGAGTTTGCTCAATGAATAGTCGGGGCAATCTTGCGGTGAATGAAAAGCGACATCGAAGATGACGACCGGACGTTCTCCGAAAAAGTCTGTTCGATGACTGCATTGAAGTCCCGCTTCCTCTGCGCGGTTCTGGTAGAAGTCAGAGACGCGTTCGGTCATTCTCAAGAGTCCGAATTCGGTGATTGGATAGCGGCAACCTTGCATGGCTTGACGTGATTCGGGATCGAGCTTCCAAACATTGCGAAGAATGGCGATTCCCTGAGTGACCCTTGCGACCATTCGATCACGGTTCTTGCCTTTGACATAAAGAGCTTCCTGCCCGCTGTCGTCCCATTTCAGATAAACGCTGAATGGTTCCTGTCGAACTTTGGCCTCGATCATTTCCGGCTCTTTGAGAGTGCCGTCGATCTCAACTTGCTTCTCGAGTCGAGCAGTATATTGATGACGTTCGCGACAGTAGTTCATCGAGTCACCCAAGTAGGCTTCGAGAAGCTTCATCGCTCGTTCGTTGTCTGTTTCAGGAGTCGCAGCTTGCTCACTTTCGACCTCCTCGGAGTACTCATCAGACTGCTCGGCAGTCGTTGAGTTGCTTTCGGTGTGTGATTTCGCTGGCTCTGATTTCTTTGCTTCCAAGTCGGCATGCAGTTTGGCGAAGCTGGCTATCGTTGAGATCGAAATCAGGATCGTTGCGATTCTCATGAACATCGTGTCAGTTCCTTAGACCGTCATCCATTTGAATTGAGTTGGTGACTTGAACTCGATGTGAAGTTCGATCGCATCCGTGTCTCGAAGGGCTCTTGGTTCAAAGCTACCTTCGCATCCTTTTCATGACTCCATTCCGCCTTCACTCGAGAAAACTGACAAAGCAAATGGTATGCGCAATTGTTTGGAGCGATGCCGGATCGGGAACGTTTTGCTCGAAAACCCTGTAAATCAACATGCCGTAGCGATGTCAATTTTGTGTCTTGATGATTTCGATCGCTTCGATTGGAACGCTAATCGCGGTGAACTTGGTCTGCGGTTGTTTCGCAATCACCCAAGTCGGAATCTGCGCAACCAAGCGATGACCCGCTCTCTGGAAACAAGTTCCCGTCGAGACTTGAAATCGAAAGACAAGCTTCCCGCATAACCCGCAGAAGCGGCGCAATCCACATCTGACACAGCATTGAGCGAGCCTGACAGCGACTCGTCGGAGGGAACGCAGCAGTCAGGTCAGTATTGAGTGCAGCTATCCCTCGAAAATGATCTAAAAACCGTTGCGAAAAGCAGGTCAGATCCGAAAAAATAGAGAGGAGATTAGCGCTCCATCGAAATCTCTGCCCATGTCGCGGAATTGAAGTAAGTATTTGATGAGACAGGGCAAATCGCAGATTTGCTTTTCAAGTCGAACAGTGATGTTTCACTCGTCGCAGTGGTGCGTCTTGTAAGGCAAATTCTCGATCGCAGATTTCGAAAACTCTTTAGGCACTGGACATCAACTGAGTGTCTTGTCTGGTGAGTGATGACGAAATGTTTCTATACTTTTGATGATACCGCTGATGGGAGGACTTGCTCGGATCCAGATCGAGTGAAGTCCGAGATTGATTGAATGACGTGATTCTGTAGAGCTTGCTTCAATTTGTGTTGTGATGTGCGCTGCGTGGACTTTGGAGAACCAATGCTGATGAGATTGAGCGAAGAGGAGAGTTGTCTTCCGACTCATCGAGTCCGGATATCCTGGTCCCTGATCGTCTCGATGGCAGTCGGTTTGTGTCTTCTGGCGAGCGAAAGCTCAGTCGCTGAGTCTTCGCCAGCGAATCGTGATCTCTTCGAAAATCACGTTCGACCGATGATCGTCAAGCACTGTCTGCAATGTCACGGAGAGACAAAACAGGAAGGCGGTCTGAATCTGACAACTCTGGACGGGTTGTTGACCGGTGGGGAGAGCGGCCCGGCAATCGTGACAGGTGAGCCGGATGAGAGCCTGCTGCTCGAGGCATTGAAGTATGAATCTTACGAAATGCCTCCAAGTGGTCAGTTGGACGAAAGTCTCATTGAGGGTGTTCAAGCTTGGATTGCATCAGGTGCTGATTGGCCGGAAGGGCTCGCTCTGAAAGCGACGGAAAAGATTACTTCCGATGACCGAAACTGGTGGTGCTATCAGCCGATCGATGATCCCGCTGTACCTGAAGTGGACGATCAAGGCTGGTGCCGAAACGAAATCGATCACTTCATCTTCGACCGGTTGCAAACCGAAGGGCTAGAACCGTCGGATAGTGGATCGGCGAAGAAATTAGCTCGCCGGCTGCACTTTGCAATCACCGGACTACCGCCAGATTCTGAAGTCGCAACTGCCATTGAAGAACAGTCGGACTGGTACGAGAGCCTCGTCGATCAACTCCTTGATTCAAAAGCATACGGTGAGAATCAGGCGAAATTCTGGCTCGATCTGGTTCGCTACGCTGATTCGGATGGCTACAACGCAGACCACAAACGGCCGGATGCCTATCTCTACCGCGACTATGTCATTCAGTCATTCAACGCAGACAAACCGTATGATCGATTTGTCGCAGAGCAACTCGCCGGTGACGAAGTCGATCCGGGGAATCGCAACGCACTCATTGGCACGATGTACCTCCGGCACTGGATCTATGAACACAATCAACGAGATGTTGAAGGTCAGTGGGCGCAGATTCTCAGCGACGTGACGGAAACAACTGCAGACGTCTTTCTCGCGCAGGGAATCAAATGCGCACGCTGTCATGATCACAAATTCGATCCGCTGCTCCAGCGAGATTACTACGCACTCCGCGCTTTCTTCACTCCGCTCAAACCGCGCGAAGACATGCAGATTGGCGACGTCGAAACGAAAGCTCGATATCTCGAACAACAACGTGTCTGGGAAGAAGCAACCGAAGAAATTCGCAAAGAACTGCACGAAATCGAAACACCAGTTTTGCTCGCTCATTCGACTCGCGAGGGGGTTCATCGGTTTACGAAAGAAATTCAGGCGATGATTTCCAGTCGCCGGCACTTATTGAATCCCTACGAAAACCAAATTGCGACTCTGGCTTCGAAGCAGTTCGATGTGCTTCCTGAGAAGCTTCCCGAATGGCTTGATGAAGAGACGGAAGCCAAACGACAGGAACTTCGCAAACAACTTGCAGAGTTTGATCATCTCAAACCTGAACCGCTTCCGACACTTCCGTTTGTGATCAGTGATGTGGGACAAGTCTCTCCGCAAACGGTCATTCCGGACGATCCGACTTCCACTCCGATTGATCCCGGGTTTCCGCTTGTGCTTGAAGAGGAAGCAGCCACGATTGAGCCTCTGCATCCAGCTCTTCAATCGACTGGTCGACGCCGGGCACTTGCTGAGTGGATTGTCAGTGAAAAGAACCCGCTCACCGCTCGCGTGATTGTCAATCGAATTTGGGAACAGCACTTCGGTCGCGGGCTCGTCGAGACAACTAGCGATTTTGGTCATCTTGGAACGCCCCCTTCACATCCAGAACTCCTCGACTGGCTGGCTCGCCGATTCATGGAGGATGGCTGGAGCCTGAAGGCCTTGCATCGTCGGATTCTCACTTCGGCGACGTATCGTCAATCCACAGAGCGAGCCATGGACGATCACATCGCCAAGCTCGATCCGCAAAACGTCTTGCTATGGCGAATGAATCCTCGACGACTCTCCGGTGAAGAGATTCACGACGGAGTGTTGTGTGCCTGCGGGCAGATGGGTGATTCTGACCGAGCGATTTACAAGCCGGTCTTGAGAAACTCTCTCGACCCATTGCTCGCAGCGTTCGACTTCCCCGATCGAGTGGAAAGTCAGTGCAAACGGCATCAGACAACGACTTCTCCCCAGTCGCTGTTGATGATGAATTCTGAGTGGCTGCATGAGCGAGCAGAACTCATGGAATCCAACATCGGAGACGCGGAAATTGAGTCGTTTATCGAAACGGCCTACGACCGACTCTTCTTCCGAGAACCGGATCGCGATGAACTTGAGGACGCAAAAGAGTTTGTCGAGCAGTACTCAGAATACGTTTCGACGACGGATCGTCAGAGTCCCGTAGAACCATTTCCGAGTGGCGGAAGTGCTCTCCGTTTTTCGGAGAAGTCTCCGGGTATCGTGCAGACGGGTAAGGTTCCGCAGCTTTCCGATTCCGAAACCAACGGAAAGTTGACCATAGAAGCGATAGTGCTGCTGGACTCGCTTTATCCTGATGCGTCAGTCCGCACAATTGTCGCCAACTGGAGTGGGAAGCAGAGTGATCGAGGATGGTCATTGGGAGTGACATCAACCAAGAGCCGATATCAACCTCGCAACTTAATCCTCCAGCTTGTCGGTTCAACGAAAGAAGATGAGAGCAAACCGACTTACGAAGTCGTTGCGTCAAATCTCAGAATGAAGCTCGATACCCCGTACTATGTTGCAGTGACGATTGACTTCCGAGACCAAGCGGGATCGGGCATTCACTTTTATTTGCAGGATTTGTCGAAACCAGAACAGCCCCCTGAGGAAGCCGAAGCGACTCATCAAGCAACTTGGAACGTGCAGTCTGATCGACCGGTCCAAATTGGTGGTCGTTCAGGAAGTCATCTCTGGGACGGCATGATTCAAAACGTCCGCGTGCACAGTGCGGTGCTGGACCGATCAAAATTGTTCGGCGATGATTCGGAACACGCCAATCGGGTTCTGGACCTTCGTTTCGATTCGGAAGATCATTTGGGCGGCGACATTTCCGGGAATGGTCTTCATGCATCTGTTGATGGCTTGAATTTGGCTTCGCCAATGAAGCGAGCCCGCACAGCTCTGTTGCACGCACTCTTGTGTTCCAATGAGGTGATTTATGTCGACTGAAAACGCGCGCACTGAGAACCTGTCGCGACGAAAGATGCTGGTTCAGAGCGGCAGCGGGTTCGGGGCTTTGGCACTGGCTGGTCTGTTGCAAAACGATCAGGCATCTGGATCGGAATCGATTACGTCTCCTCTGGCATCAAAGCTGACCCATCATCCGGGTCAGGCCAAGAGCGTCATCTTTCTGTTCATGGACGGAGGGCCAAGCCATCTCGATACATTCGACCCGAAACCTGAGCTTGAGAAACTGGCCGGAAAACCGATTCCGGAAAGCTTCGGGCGTGTGATCACCGCCATGGGAGAGTTCGATTCTCCCATTCTTCCGACGCAGCGAAAGTTCAAGCAGCACGGCGAAGGGGGATTATGGATTTCAGACTGGCTGCCTCACACAGCTGAAGTTGCGGATGAGCTGGCTGTGATTCGATCGTGTTGGACAAACGGAATCAATCACTCTGGTGGAATCTGTCAGATGAACACCGGGTCACAGTTTGCCGGCCGTCCATCGCTGGGAAGCTGGGTCACGTACGGACTCGGAACCGAGAATGAAAATCTTCCCGCGTTCGTCGTGATGCAGGAAGGGACCGGTCGCGTGATCAATGGTGCCCGAAACTGGGGAACCGGATTCATGCCGGCGATCTATCAGGGCACGACAATGCAGAAGAGCGGCCCCCCGTTTTCGAATCTTCATCCACCCGAAGAGATCGCGACGAAGCATCAGCGGATGGAGCTCGATTTTCTCAATCAGATCAATCATCGGCATGCGGAATCTCGTCCAGAAAACAGCGAATTGGACGCGCGCATTCGCAGCTTCGAACTTGCTTTCCAAATGCAGGCACATGCCCCTGAAGCGGTTGACCTCTCTGAAGAGACCGCTGAGACACAAGCTCTGTACGGTCTGGACAACGAAAAGACCGCTTCATACGGACGCAATCTGTTAATGGCTCGCCGGCTCGTCGAACGCGGTGTGCGGTTTGTTCAGTGCTATCATGGAGCTGGAAGCAAATGGGATGCTCATGACAACATCGAAGCCAATCACACACGCATGTGCGGCGGGATGGATTTGCCTGTCGCTGGATTGATCAAGGACCTCCGCAGACGAGGGCTGCTCGATCAAACTCTCGTCGTCTGGGGCGGCGAATTTGGTCGAACTCCGATGAGTGAAAAAGGCGATGGACGCGATCACAACCCTACTGGTTTCACAATGTGGATGGCTGGAGGCGGAGTTCAGGGAGGCAAGGCGTACGGAACGACGGATGAAATCGGTCTGCATGCAGTTGAGGACCGATTGCACGTGCACGATATCCACTCAACGGTTCTGCACCTGATGGGCTTGAACCACAAAGAGTTGATTTACATTCATAAGGGGCGGCCGGAACGAATCGATCAGAACGAAGGTCGAGCCTACAAAGAGATTGTTGCCACATGAAGTTTCGTTCGTTAGCCGTAGCGACGCTGTGGGTGATACTCCCGTGCGGAGTTTTGAGTGCTCAGCCTTCCGCTCAACCGAACTCATCCACTCCTGACTCAGAATCTCTCCAAGCTGTGGCGGAGTGGAATTTCGAGGAAGGGGAATCAGCGCAATACCAGGCTCATGGTAATGTCGAAGGTGATCAGGAAGGTCCCCGACCGCCTGAGTTTCCGGACATGCTTCCGACCAATCTGGCGGTCAAACTCGACGCTGAAGCCTATCTGTCAGTGCCTGACGATGGGGAACAGAGCCGCTTCGATTTCGATAATGGCGACGAGATCACACTCGAAGCATGGGTGAACACAGCCTTGATTCGTGATGGTCAACTGCTCTATGTGATCGGTAAAGGACGGACCAACTCCGGCAAGTTTGCACGCGATAATCAAAACTGGGCGCTGCGGTTAATGGGAAAGAAGGGCGAAGCGAAGCTGAACTTTCTTTTCGCTTCCAAGCTCT
The Thalassoglobus sp. JC818 DNA segment above includes these coding regions:
- a CDS encoding DUF1501 domain-containing protein, producing MSTENARTENLSRRKMLVQSGSGFGALALAGLLQNDQASGSESITSPLASKLTHHPGQAKSVIFLFMDGGPSHLDTFDPKPELEKLAGKPIPESFGRVITAMGEFDSPILPTQRKFKQHGEGGLWISDWLPHTAEVADELAVIRSCWTNGINHSGGICQMNTGSQFAGRPSLGSWVTYGLGTENENLPAFVVMQEGTGRVINGARNWGTGFMPAIYQGTTMQKSGPPFSNLHPPEEIATKHQRMELDFLNQINHRHAESRPENSELDARIRSFELAFQMQAHAPEAVDLSEETAETQALYGLDNEKTASYGRNLLMARRLVERGVRFVQCYHGAGSKWDAHDNIEANHTRMCGGMDLPVAGLIKDLRRRGLLDQTLVVWGGEFGRTPMSEKGDGRDHNPTGFTMWMAGGGVQGGKAYGTTDEIGLHAVEDRLHVHDIHSTVLHLMGLNHKELIYIHKGRPERIDQNEGRAYKEIVAT
- a CDS encoding DUF1571 domain-containing protein, which codes for MFMRIATILISISTIASFAKLHADLEAKKSEPAKSHTESNSTTAEQSDEYSEEVESEQAATPETDNERAMKLLEAYLGDSMNYCRERHQYTARLEKQVEIDGTLKEPEMIEAKVRQEPFSVYLKWDDSGQEALYVKGKNRDRMVARVTQGIAILRNVWKLDPESRQAMQGCRYPITEFGLLRMTERVSDFYQNRAEEAGLQCSHRTDFFGERPVVIFDVAFHSPQDCPDYSLSKLYFDAEEKCLVGVENYGWSKDGRSGGLVEKYLFHEIQFDAPLSDVDFSLENPSYKFVKN
- a CDS encoding ATP-binding protein, whose protein sequence is MHLELTFGNDRLHLPSVAAFANTSLQQLPLDEKAIVVFNEIVETAAENAIDQAYPAGTSGLVTLSILELHGKLEIVVRDFGMPRDVEALEEELQSAGQNARSRIAALAADVADEVHWIAYGRDGKALRIVKWLHDDHVTETSSPEKIEKFTDEPPAAPEQSYTFRRMWDDEAEQVSQLMYRTYGNTYFNEDVYYPARIAAENARGLVISFVAVDESGQIAGHYALERNQKGPVAEGGQAVVDPAHRGRGLLDQMKSVALDEAAKLNLVGWYADAVTVHTFTQKSNAAHGGQLTCVDLAISPKKEHFDSASDQPQRVTCLLFFHWLTAPAAREIFVPTRHQSIVSSIYKCLNCPLEFGQPVEPEGLGSLAIKVDSGAARANISVEAIGLDTAELIQRARRELVERDHVEVVYVELPLGNASTPQLVEELEQDGFGFLGIAPNFAEDGDLLRMAYLVEAVDRAAIHILEDVAGELVDYVLNEQKRVRADL
- the mscL gene encoding large conductance mechanosensitive channel protein MscL, producing MLPIIDEFKKFALRGNMVDLAIGFTVGSAFTSVVKSLVDNIIMPPVGMILGGVDFTNKFLVLSVPDHVTPPEDGFQSLQSAQEAGVVTLDYGEFLNSCLTLFIVAVVMFALIRGFNRLDEGLDQMIGEEPPQPGEPTEKKCQYCRSTIAYRATRCPHCTSEIEAPSESNA
- a CDS encoding DUF1553 domain-containing protein, which produces MLMRLSEEESCLPTHRVRISWSLIVSMAVGLCLLASESSVAESSPANRDLFENHVRPMIVKHCLQCHGETKQEGGLNLTTLDGLLTGGESGPAIVTGEPDESLLLEALKYESYEMPPSGQLDESLIEGVQAWIASGADWPEGLALKATEKITSDDRNWWCYQPIDDPAVPEVDDQGWCRNEIDHFIFDRLQTEGLEPSDSGSAKKLARRLHFAITGLPPDSEVATAIEEQSDWYESLVDQLLDSKAYGENQAKFWLDLVRYADSDGYNADHKRPDAYLYRDYVIQSFNADKPYDRFVAEQLAGDEVDPGNRNALIGTMYLRHWIYEHNQRDVEGQWAQILSDVTETTADVFLAQGIKCARCHDHKFDPLLQRDYYALRAFFTPLKPREDMQIGDVETKARYLEQQRVWEEATEEIRKELHEIETPVLLAHSTREGVHRFTKEIQAMISSRRHLLNPYENQIATLASKQFDVLPEKLPEWLDEETEAKRQELRKQLAEFDHLKPEPLPTLPFVISDVGQVSPQTVIPDDPTSTPIDPGFPLVLEEEAATIEPLHPALQSTGRRRALAEWIVSEKNPLTARVIVNRIWEQHFGRGLVETTSDFGHLGTPPSHPELLDWLARRFMEDGWSLKALHRRILTSATYRQSTERAMDDHIAKLDPQNVLLWRMNPRRLSGEEIHDGVLCACGQMGDSDRAIYKPVLRNSLDPLLAAFDFPDRVESQCKRHQTTTSPQSLLMMNSEWLHERAELMESNIGDAEIESFIETAYDRLFFREPDRDELEDAKEFVEQYSEYVSTTDRQSPVEPFPSGGSALRFSEKSPGIVQTGKVPQLSDSETNGKLTIEAIVLLDSLYPDASVRTIVANWSGKQSDRGWSLGVTSTKSRYQPRNLILQLVGSTKEDESKPTYEVVASNLRMKLDTPYYVAVTIDFRDQAGSGIHFYLQDLSKPEQPPEEAEATHQATWNVQSDRPVQIGGRSGSHLWDGMIQNVRVHSAVLDRSKLFGDDSEHANRVLDLRFDSEDHLGGDISGNGLHASVDGLNLASPMKRARTALLHALLCSNEVIYVD